A genome region from Passer domesticus isolate bPasDom1 chromosome 25, bPasDom1.hap1, whole genome shotgun sequence includes the following:
- the TMEM9 gene encoding proton-transporting V-type ATPase complex assembly regulator TMEM9 isoform X2, giving the protein MFAQSSRNSVSPMLLLVLLGCVLCPPAQASKSSEDIRCKCICPPYRNISGHIYNKNVSQKDCNCLHVVEPMPVPGNDVEAYCLLCECKYEERSTTTIKVIIIIYLSVVGALLLYMAFLVLVDPLIRKPDPYTQPLHNEEDSEDAHSLAAVPPLAGARANTVLERVEGAQQRWKRQVQEQRKTVFDRHKMLS; this is encoded by the exons ATGTTTGCCCAGAGCTCCCGGAACTCTGTgagccccatgctgctgctggtgctgctgggctgtgtcctgtgtcccccagcACAGGCCAGCAAG agctctgaggaCATTCGCTGCAAGTGCATCTGCCCCCCGTATCGCAACATCAGCGGGCACATCTACAACAAGAATGTGTCCCAGAAGGACTG CAACTGTCTGCACGTGGTGGAGCCCATGCCAGTGCCTGGGAATGACGTGGAGGCCTACTGCCTGCTCTGCGAGTGCAAGTACGAGGAGCgcagcaccaccaccatcaAG GTGATCATCATCATCTACCTGTCGGTGGTGGGGGCCCTGCTGCTCTACATGGCCTTCCTGGTGCTCGTGGACCCCCTGATCCGCAAGCCAGACCCCTACACCCAGCCCCTGCACAATGAGGAGGACAGCGAG gacgCTCACTCCCTGGCCGCAGTGCCCCCCCTGGCTGGCGCCAGGGCCAACACAGTGCTGGAGCGGGTGGAGGGGGCCCAGCAGCGCTGGAAGCGGCaggtgcaggagcagaggaagacGGTGTTCGACCGGCACAAGATGCTGAGCTag
- the TMEM183A gene encoding transmembrane protein 183A isoform X2, with the protein MAPRGRPAAAAMPRRGARKRLKFRADDVCSERVTVADYANSDPAVVKSGRVKKAVANAVQQEVKSLCGLEASCVPTEEVLSVSGESCDSSDEMDTKESINGRAASRKKKSKRHKDAEGGGGEEYPIDIWLLLASYIRPEDIVRFSLICKKAWTVTCTAAFWTRLYRRHYSLDAYLPLRLRPESMEKLHCLRACVIRSLFHMYEPFAARLSRNPAIPDSTPSTLKNSRCLLFWCKKIVGNRQEAMWEFNFKFKKQSPRFKSKCCKGLQPPIQYEEVHTNPDQDCCLLQITTFNFIFVPIVMGMTFTLFSISVSTDMRHHRVRLVFQDAPVRNGKKPRMEQGVQVVLDPVHSVRLLDWWHPQYPFSPKA; encoded by the exons TGACGGTGGCAGATTATGCCAACTCAGACCCAGCTGTCGTGAAGTCTGGGCGGGTGAAGAAGGCTGTGGCCAACGCAGTGCAGCAGGAAG TAAAATCCCTGTGTGGTTTGGAAGCTTCCTGTGTCCCTACTGAGGAAGTTCTCTCCGTGTCAGGAGAGTCCTGTGACAGCAGTGATGAGATGGATACCAAGGAGAGCATCAATGGGAGGGCTGCCTCgaggaaaaagaagagcaaaAGGCACAAAG ATGCCgaagggggaggaggagaggaataTCCCATCGAcatctggctgctcctggcttcCTACATCCGCCCTGAGGACATCGTCCGGTTCTCTCTGATCTGCAAGAAAGCCTGGACTGTCACTTGCACTGCTGCCTTTTGGACCAGGCTCTACAGAAG GCACTACAGCCTGGACGCGTACCTGCCCCTGCGCCTGCGCCCCGAGTCCATGGAGAAGCTGCACTGCCTGCGCGCCTGCGTCATCCGCTCCCTGTTCCACATGTATGAGCCCTTCGCCGCCCGCCTCTCCAGGAACCCCGCCATCCCAGACAGTACTCCCAGCACTTTAAAGAATTCCAGA TGTCTGCTTTTCTGGTGCAAAAAGATTGTAGGGAACAGACAAGAAGCAATGTGGGAATTCAACTTCAAGTTCAAAAAGCAG TCTCCCAGATTTAAGAGCAAGTGTTGCAAAGGTCTCCAGCCCCCAATCCAGTATGAGGAAGTGCACACAAACCCTGATCAGGattgctgcctgctgcagaTCACCACCTTCAACTTCATCTTCGTGCCAATCGTCATGGGCATGACCTTCACCTTG TTCTCCATCTCGGTGAGCACGGACATGCGGCACCACCGCGTGCGCCTGGTGTTCCAGGACGCGCCCGTGCGCAACGGGAAGAAGCCGCGCATGGAGCAGGGCGTGCAGGTGGTGCTGGACCCTGTGCACAGTGTCAGGCTCCTGGACTGGTGGCACCCACAGTACCCCTTCTCCCCAAAGGCTTAG
- the LOC135286256 gene encoding alpha-1,6-mannosyl-glycoprotein 4-beta-N-acetylglucosaminyltransferase-like isoform X2, with protein MRCSPKRSLTVLLAASFLLLLLLHAGRRQEEDPLEDTILQLLQPKGAQHILRDTAELSALHNISYQLLAGSPAPQKKFLAVGMASVKRPRGFYLLATLQSLFSQSTEEELQEMVVVVHLADTDPGWNARVAATIAQKFARHILLGRLLLIHAPPEFYPTLEGLKRNFNDAEERVRFRSKQNVDYAFLLAFAANLSSYYLMIEDDVWSARSFLTAIRRAVASQEGSNWATLEFSKLGYIGKLYRSSDLPRLAQFLLLFYQEMPCDWLLVHFRQLLTQKDVIRFKPSLFQHMGFYSSFQGTVNRLEDEDFQADALDLPDNPPASLYTSMSIFENYEPLKAYSSAQGYFWGKDPAAGSTFSIVFQQPARVSRVRVRTGSVERPGDFLRAGLLELGQRRDRSRDCSSYIPVGSFKKGTLEQQGLERVLPGPVECVRIRVTQDQSEWLIIQSIDIWTTAGT; from the exons ATGCGGTGCTCTCCAAAACGCTCCCTCACGGTTCTGCTCGctgcctccttcctcctcctcctcctcctccatgcgGGCAGACGGCAGGAAGAGGATCCCCTGGAG GACACgatcctgcagctgctgcagccgaAGGGCGCCCAGCACATCCTCAGGGACAcagctgagctctctgcacTCCACAACATCTCCTACCAGCTCCTCGCTGGCTCTCCGGCTCCCCAAAAAA AATTCCTGGCAGTGGGAATGGCATCTGTGAAGAGGCCACGTGGTTTCTACCTGCTGGCCACGCTCCAGTCCCTCTTCAGCCAGTCTACAGAGGAGGAACTgcaggagatggtggtggtggtgcaCCTGGCTGACACTGATCCTGGCTGGAACGCGCGTGTTGCCGCCACCATCGCCCAGAAGTTTGCTCGCCACATCCTCCTGGGCCGGCTCCTGCTCATCCATGCTCCCCCTGAATTCTACCCCACCCTGGAAGGCCTGAAGAGGAACTTCAACGATGCAGAGGAGCGGGTGAGGTTCCGCTCCAAGCAGAATGTGGACTATGCCTTCCTGCTCGCCTTCGCCGCCAACCTCTCCTCCTACTACCTGATGATTGAGGATGACGTGTGGAGCGCCAGGTCCTTCCTGACGGCCATCCGCAGGGCAGTGGCTTCCCAGGAGGGCTCCAACTGGGCCACCCTTGAATTCTCCAAGCTGGGCTACATTGGAAAGCTCTACCGCTCCAGTGACCTTCCTCGCCTGGCTcaattcctcctcctcttctacCAGGAGATGCCCTGTGACTGGCTGCTGGTCCACTTCCGCCAACTGCTCACTCAGAAGGACGTGATCCGCTTCAAGCCATCCCTCTTCCAGCACATGGGCTTTTATTCCTCCTTCCAGGGCACTGTCAACCGGCTGGAGGACGAGGATTTCCAAGCCGATGCCTTGGACCTCCCGGACAACCCGCCAGCATCCCTGTACACCAGCATGTCCATCTTTGAGAACTATGAGCCCCTCAAGGCCTACAGCTCGGCACAGGGATACTTTTGGGGCAAAGACCCAGCAGCTGGCAGTACTTTTTCCATCGTGTTCCAGCAGCCAGCCCGAGTCAGCCGTGTCCGGGTGCGCACGGGCTCCGTGGAGCGCCCAGGTGATTTCCTGCGcgcagggctgctggagctgggccagcgCCGGGACCGCAGCCGGGACTGCTCCTCCTACATCCCTGTGGGCTCCTTCAAGAAGGGgaccctggagcagcagggtctgGAGAGGGTCCTGCCTGGGCCCGTGGAGTGCGTGAGGATCCGGGTGACGCAGGACCAGAGCGAGTGGCTCATCATCCAGAGCATCGACATCTGGACCACAGCAGGCACTTGA
- the TMEM9 gene encoding proton-transporting V-type ATPase complex assembly regulator TMEM9 isoform X1 yields MRRRCPGSQAGAARATSAEGSSDNGNGRRQQRVPQPCGTPSAPAALPALRLASRAVRHWASRSMAEWARGAGLAGACRTGLRSGWSEGQAPRMFAQSSRNSVSPMLLLVLLGCVLCPPAQASKSSEDIRCKCICPPYRNISGHIYNKNVSQKDCNCLHVVEPMPVPGNDVEAYCLLCECKYEERSTTTIKVIIIIYLSVVGALLLYMAFLVLVDPLIRKPDPYTQPLHNEEDSEDAHSLAAVPPLAGARANTVLERVEGAQQRWKRQVQEQRKTVFDRHKMLS; encoded by the exons ATGAGGAGGCGCTGCCCGGGAAGCCAGGCGGGAGCCGCGCGGGCCACGTCGGCCGAAGGTTCCTCCGACAACGGCAACGGCCGGCGACAGCAGCGCGTCCCTCAGCCCTGCGGGACGCCCTCAGCACCGGCGGCGCTGCCTGCCCTCCGATTGGCCAGCAGAGCTGTCCGTCACTGGGCGTCACGCTCCATGGCCGAATGGGCACGCGGGGCGGGCCTGGCCGGGGCCTGCAGGACGGGGCTGCGCTCGGGCTGGAGCGAGGGGCAG GCTCCCAGGATGTTTGCCCAGAGCTCCCGGAACTCTGTgagccccatgctgctgctggtgctgctgggctgtgtcctgtgtcccccagcACAGGCCAGCAAG agctctgaggaCATTCGCTGCAAGTGCATCTGCCCCCCGTATCGCAACATCAGCGGGCACATCTACAACAAGAATGTGTCCCAGAAGGACTG CAACTGTCTGCACGTGGTGGAGCCCATGCCAGTGCCTGGGAATGACGTGGAGGCCTACTGCCTGCTCTGCGAGTGCAAGTACGAGGAGCgcagcaccaccaccatcaAG GTGATCATCATCATCTACCTGTCGGTGGTGGGGGCCCTGCTGCTCTACATGGCCTTCCTGGTGCTCGTGGACCCCCTGATCCGCAAGCCAGACCCCTACACCCAGCCCCTGCACAATGAGGAGGACAGCGAG gacgCTCACTCCCTGGCCGCAGTGCCCCCCCTGGCTGGCGCCAGGGCCAACACAGTGCTGGAGCGGGTGGAGGGGGCCCAGCAGCGCTGGAAGCGGCaggtgcaggagcagaggaagacGGTGTTCGACCGGCACAAGATGCTGAGCTag
- the TMEM183A gene encoding transmembrane protein 183A isoform X1 — protein MAPRGRPAAAAMPRRGARKRLKFRADDVCSERVTVADYANSDPAVVKSGRVKKAVANAVQQEVKSLCGLEASCVPTEEVLSVSGESCDSSDEMDTKESINGRAASRKKKSKRHKEDAEGGGGEEYPIDIWLLLASYIRPEDIVRFSLICKKAWTVTCTAAFWTRLYRRHYSLDAYLPLRLRPESMEKLHCLRACVIRSLFHMYEPFAARLSRNPAIPDSTPSTLKNSRCLLFWCKKIVGNRQEAMWEFNFKFKKQSPRFKSKCCKGLQPPIQYEEVHTNPDQDCCLLQITTFNFIFVPIVMGMTFTLFSISVSTDMRHHRVRLVFQDAPVRNGKKPRMEQGVQVVLDPVHSVRLLDWWHPQYPFSPKA, from the exons TGACGGTGGCAGATTATGCCAACTCAGACCCAGCTGTCGTGAAGTCTGGGCGGGTGAAGAAGGCTGTGGCCAACGCAGTGCAGCAGGAAG TAAAATCCCTGTGTGGTTTGGAAGCTTCCTGTGTCCCTACTGAGGAAGTTCTCTCCGTGTCAGGAGAGTCCTGTGACAGCAGTGATGAGATGGATACCAAGGAGAGCATCAATGGGAGGGCTGCCTCgaggaaaaagaagagcaaaAGGCACAAAG AAGATGCCgaagggggaggaggagaggaataTCCCATCGAcatctggctgctcctggcttcCTACATCCGCCCTGAGGACATCGTCCGGTTCTCTCTGATCTGCAAGAAAGCCTGGACTGTCACTTGCACTGCTGCCTTTTGGACCAGGCTCTACAGAAG GCACTACAGCCTGGACGCGTACCTGCCCCTGCGCCTGCGCCCCGAGTCCATGGAGAAGCTGCACTGCCTGCGCGCCTGCGTCATCCGCTCCCTGTTCCACATGTATGAGCCCTTCGCCGCCCGCCTCTCCAGGAACCCCGCCATCCCAGACAGTACTCCCAGCACTTTAAAGAATTCCAGA TGTCTGCTTTTCTGGTGCAAAAAGATTGTAGGGAACAGACAAGAAGCAATGTGGGAATTCAACTTCAAGTTCAAAAAGCAG TCTCCCAGATTTAAGAGCAAGTGTTGCAAAGGTCTCCAGCCCCCAATCCAGTATGAGGAAGTGCACACAAACCCTGATCAGGattgctgcctgctgcagaTCACCACCTTCAACTTCATCTTCGTGCCAATCGTCATGGGCATGACCTTCACCTTG TTCTCCATCTCGGTGAGCACGGACATGCGGCACCACCGCGTGCGCCTGGTGTTCCAGGACGCGCCCGTGCGCAACGGGAAGAAGCCGCGCATGGAGCAGGGCGTGCAGGTGGTGCTGGACCCTGTGCACAGTGTCAGGCTCCTGGACTGGTGGCACCCACAGTACCCCTTCTCCCCAAAGGCTTAG
- the LOC135286256 gene encoding alpha-1,6-mannosyl-glycoprotein 4-beta-N-acetylglucosaminyltransferase-like isoform X1, producing MPVREAVEGPTVGWGPLARPMWVRADLAGSPKLLGLRPPADAPPLREAGRDSGCGFTEQESRIRPAWGSCEGRALWRGEAAAHPPQPAGAMRCSPKRSLTVLLAASFLLLLLLHAGRRQEEDPLEDTILQLLQPKGAQHILRDTAELSALHNISYQLLAGSPAPQKKFLAVGMASVKRPRGFYLLATLQSLFSQSTEEELQEMVVVVHLADTDPGWNARVAATIAQKFARHILLGRLLLIHAPPEFYPTLEGLKRNFNDAEERVRFRSKQNVDYAFLLAFAANLSSYYLMIEDDVWSARSFLTAIRRAVASQEGSNWATLEFSKLGYIGKLYRSSDLPRLAQFLLLFYQEMPCDWLLVHFRQLLTQKDVIRFKPSLFQHMGFYSSFQGTVNRLEDEDFQADALDLPDNPPASLYTSMSIFENYEPLKAYSSAQGYFWGKDPAAGSTFSIVFQQPARVSRVRVRTGSVERPGDFLRAGLLELGQRRDRSRDCSSYIPVGSFKKGTLEQQGLERVLPGPVECVRIRVTQDQSEWLIIQSIDIWTTAGT from the exons ATGCCCGTCCGTGAGGCTGTCGAAGGTCCCACGGTGGGCTGGGGGCCCCTGGCCCGTCCCATGTGGGTCCGCGCCGACCTGGCCGGTTCCCCGAAGCTCCTGGGACTGAGGCCGCCGGCGGACGCTCCTCCTCTgcgggaggcaggcagggactCGGGGTGTGGCTTTACCGAGCAAGAGTCCAGAATCCGGCCAGCCTGGGGAAGTTGCGAGGGCCGAGCACTGTGGAGAGGCGAGGCTGCCGCCCACCC gcCTCAGCCAGCAGGGGCCATGCGGTGCTCTCCAAAACGCTCCCTCACGGTTCTGCTCGctgcctccttcctcctcctcctcctcctccatgcgGGCAGACGGCAGGAAGAGGATCCCCTGGAG GACACgatcctgcagctgctgcagccgaAGGGCGCCCAGCACATCCTCAGGGACAcagctgagctctctgcacTCCACAACATCTCCTACCAGCTCCTCGCTGGCTCTCCGGCTCCCCAAAAAA AATTCCTGGCAGTGGGAATGGCATCTGTGAAGAGGCCACGTGGTTTCTACCTGCTGGCCACGCTCCAGTCCCTCTTCAGCCAGTCTACAGAGGAGGAACTgcaggagatggtggtggtggtgcaCCTGGCTGACACTGATCCTGGCTGGAACGCGCGTGTTGCCGCCACCATCGCCCAGAAGTTTGCTCGCCACATCCTCCTGGGCCGGCTCCTGCTCATCCATGCTCCCCCTGAATTCTACCCCACCCTGGAAGGCCTGAAGAGGAACTTCAACGATGCAGAGGAGCGGGTGAGGTTCCGCTCCAAGCAGAATGTGGACTATGCCTTCCTGCTCGCCTTCGCCGCCAACCTCTCCTCCTACTACCTGATGATTGAGGATGACGTGTGGAGCGCCAGGTCCTTCCTGACGGCCATCCGCAGGGCAGTGGCTTCCCAGGAGGGCTCCAACTGGGCCACCCTTGAATTCTCCAAGCTGGGCTACATTGGAAAGCTCTACCGCTCCAGTGACCTTCCTCGCCTGGCTcaattcctcctcctcttctacCAGGAGATGCCCTGTGACTGGCTGCTGGTCCACTTCCGCCAACTGCTCACTCAGAAGGACGTGATCCGCTTCAAGCCATCCCTCTTCCAGCACATGGGCTTTTATTCCTCCTTCCAGGGCACTGTCAACCGGCTGGAGGACGAGGATTTCCAAGCCGATGCCTTGGACCTCCCGGACAACCCGCCAGCATCCCTGTACACCAGCATGTCCATCTTTGAGAACTATGAGCCCCTCAAGGCCTACAGCTCGGCACAGGGATACTTTTGGGGCAAAGACCCAGCAGCTGGCAGTACTTTTTCCATCGTGTTCCAGCAGCCAGCCCGAGTCAGCCGTGTCCGGGTGCGCACGGGCTCCGTGGAGCGCCCAGGTGATTTCCTGCGcgcagggctgctggagctgggccagcgCCGGGACCGCAGCCGGGACTGCTCCTCCTACATCCCTGTGGGCTCCTTCAAGAAGGGgaccctggagcagcagggtctgGAGAGGGTCCTGCCTGGGCCCGTGGAGTGCGTGAGGATCCGGGTGACGCAGGACCAGAGCGAGTGGCTCATCATCCAGAGCATCGACATCTGGACCACAGCAGGCACTTGA